A genomic stretch from Aquila chrysaetos chrysaetos chromosome 1, bAquChr1.4, whole genome shotgun sequence includes:
- the TMA16 gene encoding LOW QUALITY PROTEIN: translation machinery-associated protein 16 (The sequence of the model RefSeq protein was modified relative to this genomic sequence to represent the inferred CDS: inserted 2 bases in 1 codon) has product MGAFAAGEACVVPKLRKTQGGKQEKKVIHPYSRKAAQLAREAHKQEKKEKLKTDKALRLSIIGEKLQWFQSHLDPNKIEYTKKEAGELIENYMCRFNAELEQIELQNSIKGRQGRQHGSRETVIKQTIERERQLYEGYGIEIPDIMNRKHLKFFRDWDGDLRKLPNIKMKKLSARDAACSHPEVADVEAKEELNKAEEVXPNEHQLIQELKQLKGILF; this is encoded by the exons ATGGGCGCGTTTGCGGCTGGAGAGGCTTGCGTCGTG ccAAAGTTACGAAAAACCCAAGGagggaagcaagagaaaaaagttaTCCATCCTTACAGCAGAAAAGCTGCGCAGCTTGCAAGGGAAGCACacaaacaggagaagaaagaaaa GTTGAAGACTGACAAAGCTTTGCGTTTGAGTATCATTG GAGAAAAATTGCAATGGTTTCAAAGTCACCTTGACCCCAATAAAATTGAGTACACGAAGAAGGAAGCTGGCGAACTAATTGAAAA ttatatgTGTCGATTCAATGCTGAATTGGAGCAGATTGAATTACAAAACAGTATTAAAGGTAGACAAGGAAGACAGCATGGTTCACGGGAAACTGTCATCAAGCAGACCATAGAACGTGAAAGACAACTCTATGAAGGCTATGGAATAG AAATCCCAGACATTATGAACAGAAAgcatcttaaatttttcag agacTGGGATGGTGATCTGAGGAAACTGCCaaacatcaaaatgaaaaagctctCAGCTAGGGATGCTGCTTGCAGTCACCCTGAGGTGGCAGATGTGGAAGCTAAAGAAGAATTGAATAAAGCAGAAGAGGT GCCTAATGAGCACCAGCTGATTCAGGAGCTGAAACAGCTGAAGGGAATT cTCTTTTAA